The segment TGGCACGTCATAAGCAGGGCTGATGTGTGGGTAAAAAACTCTAAAGAAAGGAGCAAAAATGCCTCTTATGAATCGTCTAAATAGCACGGGCTGTCGCAACATTGGGGGCCGGTAAATATGATGGTGTCGACTTGGTACTACACGGTATAATAGGTAATAAAAAAATCATCCATAAAGCATAAAGAGCCTGCCCCAATTATTTGAGGCAGGCTGCAATTTAATTTAAAGATTTCTTTTAGAAAAAACAAACAGATAAGTTAAATTATTATGCTTTTCCTATTCCTATTCCTAATAATCCACTAAATAGAGACATAAAAAGCCCAGTGAAATAACCAAAAATCATAGCTCCTAATGTCGTAAAAGTTCCTATTGTAATGGGTTCAAATACTTTCTGAAATTCTCCTTCAATTGTATCTTCATTTTCAACCCCATGTTTTAAAATTGGAACATAAAAAGTAGCGATATTAACTGCTTTCTTTTTTATTTCCTTCATTACAGAAATATCTTTTTGTTGTGCATTACTGCTTAAATGATTTGCATGCGCATTTACAACTTGTAAAAAAGTGAAAGCAATTGCTATAAAAATACTTAACGTATGATTTTTAAGCATTTTAATCATAATTTTACCTCAAATATTTTTTAAAATCTAACAAAGCAATCTATTAGTATTACCGATAAACATGATAGATATATGAGGTGTTATCAGTTCTCATGATAAGAGTAATACAGTAATATAGTGACCAAATACTTCGGTTATACTTAGAATGCTATATTGCAAACTTTTGAATTAAATATTCAAAAGTTTATTTGCTAGGTTGGAAGTATCTCATTAATCCCTTTACCATCCACCCTAAGAGCATGCCTACTATAGTTGTTGCATACCCAGCTAGCGCTGCAATACCAAAGGTTCCTAGCGTAAGTGTGATGGGTTCAATCACTTTTTCAACTTTTCCTTCAGCAGTAGTATCATTTATTGCTTCATAATTTAAACTGGGAGCATAGAAAGCCGTAATATGGGTTACCTTCTCTTTTACCTGCTCTATTACAGAAACCTCTTCTTGTTGTACAACATTGCTCAAAGAATTTGCATGAACATTTACAATTTGTGAAAGAAAAAAAACAGTCGCTATAAAAATATTGAATAGATAATTTCTAAATAATTTCGCCATAATTTTACCTCAAATAATTTCTACTTTCAACTCTAATGTATTGAATACATAAGTATAATAAGTGGAATATATAAAATAGATTTGCTGTCTTAGAAGTAGAAAACTGTTTTATTATGGATTTAAATAAATATAATAAAACACATAATCTACTTCTTAGTATTTTGTGTTGAATGGTTTATTTAAATATTGATACGATGTCTTTTATCAATCCGATGATGAAACTGAATGCATATCCAAAGACCAAAACGCCTACTCCTACCGTAATAGGGTCCACTACCTTTTCAAATTTTCCTTCAAGAGCGGCTTCATTTGTTGTTTCATAACTTACTGCTGGAACAGAGAGAGAAGTTGTATCAACTGTTGTATATGTTACATTTGTCACTTGTTCTATCACGCAATCAGTATCTTCTTTTTGAGAACTGTTGCTTAAGTAATTTGCATGAACATTTACAACTTGTGAAAGAAAAAAAGCAGTTGCTATAAAAACACTTAATGAATATTTATTAAACAATTTAACCATAATTTTACCTCAAAATATTATCTAATTTTTGTTATTATGTAATAGATAATTTTTATTATATATACCTAGGAAACAAACAAAAACTATATATCATATTACATATAATGCACATGTATACTACATTATGAATTAATAGTCAATAAAGTAATATTTGCACTACGTATTTTATTAAAATACATATAACGGATATATAAATTTTACTTTACTTTCTATAGGTATTTTAAAAAAATTACTAAAGATATTTATGTATTAAAAATGGTATGATTTACTAAAAAGACTTATTTTTAAATTGATGTCTATATGAGTTTGTAGGAGAGAAGCTGTTATCAGAGAAGAAGAAGTATTTTTTTGTTATTTTTGTACTACACATTTAAAATATTTTTTCACTCTATAAATTAAAAGACATCATATATCGTATGAGTACGAATTAGCGTTAAAATATCATACATCATTGAATAATGAAAAAAATATTATTATCTATATGAAAGTATTTTTTAAGTTTTTAAAACCAAGAGATATTTGTTGATTATTATTTATAGTGATGAGTTTTATAGATTATATGCTATAAAATCTATATTATTATGTTCAAATTTTATATTTACATTGTTTTTATATATTAAAGAACAGATCGTATTTCAGTTATAAGTATATCAATTTTGTATTTTATTATGATCAGAAGGAAAAGTTATCATTTTACCATAAGTTAATATAAGTTCAGAAGAGATAAACATTTCATGGGTTATAACAATTGCTATATATCTATTGTTTATAATACCGAGCTAATGCAGTTATATTTTCTCCCTAGTTAGTATATTTAAATGAGGTTAAAGTCTTAAGAATGTTTCTAAATGGAGGGTATGAATTGCTAGATCTCTAAGACGGTTTTTCATGATAGTTCTTGCCATACTGCCATTGCCTCTAAAACTTCTAGTAAATAATCATGTTTGGCGATAACTGTTTCAGCTCCAGCTTCTGCAAGTGCACTAGAGTGACCAGGGTAGCTATGTGATCCTCCAGTAAAGCCGATAACACGCATACCTGCAGCAGTAGCCGCATGTACGCCGTGAACTGAATCTTCTATAACAATAGTATTTTTGGGATTTGCACGCAACTGTTGTGTTGCAAAAAGAAAAACATCAGGTGCTGGTTTTGTTCTTTTCGTTCCAACTTCAGGTGCAGAAAATATTTTATTTTTACCATCAAAAAGATCATAAAGATTAACGGCAGAGAGCATCTCTTTTACATTGTCACTTTTTGCATTAGAGCAAATACAATAGGGATAACGCGTTTGAACGATCTTTATAGCTTCTCTTATACCATCAAGGGCACGTAAATCAGTTGTTATTTGTGCTCGAAAGAGATTTGACATTTGAGTTATGAGATGAGCAGAGACTGGTTTTCCTGTTTCTTGTTCAACTTTTTTAAGAATATCTCGAAAAATCAGTCCTGCGTAGCGTTCTGCCAATTCTTCAGGTGATATTTCATATCCTATTTGTTTAAGTAATTGAGATCCAATTTTTGCTGCGAGATATTCAGAGTCGACTAAAACGCCATCACAATCAAAAATAATGAGATCTATTTGAGGCATGAAATATTCCTTTACATATTATTTATAGCTTGAAAACTTTTATAGAAATGTCATTGAGACGATTTTATTTCATAAAAATATGCTTTTAAAGTGAATTCTTATTCATTTGACGAAATGAAGAGACGAAAAGCGTGCGTTGAAGGAAAGAAAGTAAGGATTTATCCGTATGAAATTCTTTATTTTTCTTAAAATAGCAAAAATATCTGTCAATTTTACAGGATT is part of the Bartonella machadoae genome and harbors:
- a CDS encoding HAD family hydrolase; translated protein: MPQIDLIIFDCDGVLVDSEYLAAKIGSQLLKQIGYEISPEELAERYAGLIFRDILKKVEQETGKPVSAHLITQMSNLFRAQITTDLRALDGIREAIKIVQTRYPYCICSNAKSDNVKEMLSAVNLYDLFDGKNKIFSAPEVGTKRTKPAPDVFLFATQQLRANPKNTIVIEDSVHGVHAATAAGMRVIGFTGGSHSYPGHSSALAEAGAETVIAKHDYLLEVLEAMAVWQELS